DNA sequence from the Thauera sedimentorum genome:
TATCCACTCGAAGAGGTCCTTATATAACCGGGGGGCGACCGATGGATGGCGTGACTATCTCCTGGGCTCGCTGTTCGGTAGCGAAGACCGTGTACGGCGTATCTTTTCGCTACTCACTGAAGGGGCTGGCATGGTGTTTCCACAGTGCTATGCCGGAGTGCCATACGTGGCGAGCACCTGGTTGGCCAATCGAGAGCAGGGAGCAGCGTGGTGCCACCGGCTAGGAGTCGGGCGGGTTCCGCGCGGATATTTTGACTTTCCGGTCGGTTCGATGTTCTGGGCGCGCTCCGACGTCTTGCGACCGTTGTTGAACAGCGGCGTGCAGCTGAACGAGTTCGACGAGGAGGCAGGTCAGACGGACGGCACTCTGGCGCATGTCATGGAGCGTCTGCTGGGCGTGGTGGCTCGCAGTTCGGGCAAACCGCTGGCGATTCTTCGTGATGAGTTGCGGCCGTCCTGGTCGGTCTGGCGTTTCGAACAGTCTGTGCAGCGCACCGCAGATGCGGCTCGAGCGGTGGTTTCAGCCGCGGATGTGCGACTGGTGGTGTTCGACGTCTTCGATACGCTATTGCATAGGCCCTTGCTAGAGCCGGAGCAGATCAAGCACATTGTGGCCCGCCGAGTGGGAGGCGAACTTGGGAGCCAGTACCTGCGTTGGCGGGCCGTGGCCGAGAACTCCGCCCGCGCTCGGGTCGGGCGCGATGTTGATCTGTCCGCCATCTTTGAGGAAATGGCGGATCTCGCCGGGCTATCCGCGAGCGACGTTGATGTCTTGACGCGTATCGAGCACGAGGTCGAGCTGGCAGCGGTTTCCGCGCGTGAGGACTACAGGCGCCTGTTGTCCGAAGCGTTGCGTGCGGGCAAAAGGGTGGTGTTGGCGAGCGACATGTACCTGCCGCGTCGGCATGTGGAGCTGATGCTGCAACGGTGTGGGGTGGCAGGTTGGCACGCCCTATATGTTTCGTCGGAAGTGGGCGTGCGCAAGGACAGCGGGGCGCTATACGATCACCTGCTTGCGATGGAAGCGGTCAGGGCGGACGAGGTGCTGGTGATCGGGGACAACGAGCGTTCGGATTTTCAGATTCCGGCAGATCGCGGCATGCGTACACTGCATGTTTTGCGCGCGGTGGAGCTCGCTCGAGCGCTGCCGCGGATGGCGCCGTTGGTCGAAATGGTTGAGGATTCCGCGTTGCCAGATGCGGATCTCGCCCTCGGGCTGATTGTGCAGCGCTTTTTTTCGCCTGCGTTCTTCGATAGGTTTGATTCGACCTGCCTCGTCGGAGAGGCTGGGCCGCGCGCACTGGGTTACGCGATAGCGGGGCCTCTTGCCCTGTCATTCGTGCAGTGGCTTGCGGTTCGGGCGGAGGCTGACGGCGTACGGCGGCTCTACTTCCTTGCGCGGGAAGGGCAGTTCTTGCTGGAAGTGTTCCGCCGGTACTCGGCTGTCGCAGACAAAACTCCGTCTGCCGCCTATCTGGTGGTGTCACGTCGTGCGGTGAATGTTCCAGCGATATCTGGCATGGATGACATGCTGGCGATTGCACGTACGTTCTACGGCCCCAGTACGTTGGATGAATACGTCCGGGAGCGTTTTGGGGTGGAACTGGATGAGTCGGAGCTTCAGTCGTTGCACGACAGAGGACTATGGCGCAAGGGGCGCAAGGTAGAGGTGCGGGACGAGGACGTTGACGAACTTTTACCGGTTCTTGAGGCATTGCTGCCGCGGGTCATGCGACAGGTTGCCGAAGAGCACGGACCGCTGATGAGCTATCTCAAGGGGGCGGGGTTGGATGGCGAAGGACGTGTGGCCGTGGTCGATATAGGCTATTCGGGTACCATCCAGCGCCGGCTGAATGTCTTGCTCGGGCGCGATGTGCATGGCTACTACATGGCAACGGATGAGCGTGCTGCGGGCGTTGCAAGTGAGCATGGTGTTCTGGCAGAGGGGTGCTTCCATGATCAAGCGAAACCGGCCGCCGCCGGTCCGCCGCTCATCGCTCAGAGTTTCATCGCAGAGAAGCTGTTCAGCTCGGACGACCCGCAGGTGGTTAGATATGAGTTCGATTCTTATGGCCATCCGCAGCCAGTTCATCGTGCGCTTGCGCCGGCTGAGCTGGCGACGCGTGCTGTGAGGGCAGAGATCCGCGCTGGGGCGCTGGAGTTCGTCGATGATGCGCTGAGAGCTAGAACCGAGTTGCTACCGGATTTCACCGTGCCGCCTCAACTCGCGTCGCGCCTGTTCGAGTCTTTCGTGGAGCAGACCGCAGACGCCGAGCGGGCCGTGATCAACGAGTTGATTCTCGACGACCACTACTGCGGTCGTGGGCTGGTTGCTTAGGGATAACGAGTGAGGTGCATGAGTGAATGGTAGAGCCTTTCCATCCATTTGGTTGGGTGAGTTTCGGGCGAAAGCGGAATACGATGCTCGTGCTCCCGAGCTCGCCGATGCGTTCGCGGTTTTCGACCGGATCGACGACAGGATTCTGTATTCCCGTCATCCTATGACGTTCCCAGCGTATTGCTCGGCGTGCGGGAAAGTGACGAGCATGCGCATCGACTGGAGTTTCGGCGGTACCGGAGGAGGGAGTTCGATACATCCAGCATGGACGGAGACGTGTACCTGCGGGGAGTGCGGCCTTAATAGCCGGATGCGTGCGGTGGTCGATTTTCTCAAGGAGCGCGTTGATCTCCGTGGGACGAAAAGGGCGTATGTCGCGGAGCAGACGACGCCTTCGTACCGGATGTTGGGAACCATGTTTCCCAATCTGGTTGGTAGCGAGTATCTGGGACCAGAGCACAATAGCGGCGACGTCTTGATGCACTGGCGTCGCCTGCACCGAGTGAGGCATGAGGATCTGACTGCGTTGTCGTTCAGCGATTGCGAGTTTGATCTGGCGATTACGCAGGATGTGTTCGAACATGTGCCGGACTACCGCAAGGCGTTTGTTGAGCTCCATCGGGTGCTGACGCCGGGTGGAAGGTTGGTTTTTAGCATTCCCTTTTTTTACGACCTCGAGCAGACGCGCATTCGTGCTTCGCTGGGCAGCGAGGGCGTGATTCACCACCTGCCGCCTGAGATACACGGTAACCCGGTCTCGAAGGAAGGCTCCCTGTGTTATCAGAACTTCGGTTGGGACATCCTGAACGATCTTCGTCAGGCCGGATTCGCTGATGCCTTCGCTGCGATGTATTGGGGCCCATGGCAGGGCCATCTGGGTTTCCCCTTCTTCGTCTTCTCTGCGCAACGAGGAAAACCCGATTGAATGTAGGGACGATCACGCTGATATGTACCCAGAGCGACCCCAGGAGGCGACATGCCTGACATTGCACCGGAGTTGCTTGAACAGGCGCGCAAGATGTGCGCGGACCCCTATATGCGCGACCTTGTGGCGCAACATGCCGGCTTGAACGGAAGGGCGCGGGAAGCGCTTGACTGCAGCATTCACCCAGAGGACCAGATGCTGCTGCATTCATTGCGACATCACCAGGATGCGAATGCGGCTTTCAGCCAGTACTTCAACGTGGGGTTGCAGCAGTATCGCGCTTTCAGGCAGGTGTGGACTCTCCTCGGGATGGATCAGCGTTCCGAAGCGGCAGTGCTGGATTTCGCCTGTGGTTACGGCCGCCTGCTGCGTTTCTTGGCCCCCACTCTGGCCGACGGAACGATCTGGGCGTCCGAGATTCAACCGGAGGCACTTGCTTTCGTAAAGGAGCGCTTTCGGGTGGAGGCCGTGCCGTCGGCCTATCAGCCAGAGGCCTTTCGGCCCGCACGCCGTTTCGATTTGATATGGGTTGCCTCGTTGTTCTCCCATTTGCCGGATCGCCTGTTTCACGCTTGGTTGGCGAGACTCAAGGATGTCGTGGCCGAGGGCGGGGCGATCTGCTTCAGTGCGCATGACGCCTGTCTCTTGCCGGCTGGCGAGGAGATGCCTGTCGAGGGCATCAGCTTCCGTCCGTTCAGCGAAAACGCAGATCTGGATGGGAGTTCGTATGGCACGACCTATGTTACCGAAGACTACGTGCGTAATGCGGTACGGGTCGCGTGCGGTGATGGTTTCTCTTACCACCGCATTCCGCGCGGGCTTGCCCATGAGCAGGATCTGCATGTGATCGCCCGCCATGGCGAGCTGGACCTCACCGTATTGGGTGCTTTCCGCTACGGACCGTGGGGTTGGGTGGACGAACGCCGTTTCGGGCCGGGTGGAGAGTTGTTCCTACGTGGCTGGGCCGCTTCGCTCGATGATGGGCCGGTGCAGGAGATCGACATCAGGGTGGATGGCGTTCTGCACGGTTGTGCCACCGGACTGCCGCGTGAGGATGTCCAGCGGGCGTTTGATGATCCTCGCCTTGCTGGCTCCGGCTGGGTGTTCTCGCTGCCGCTGGACCCACAGGCCGAGTCCGTGTTAGTGGAAGTCACGGCCCGTGATGCGCGAGGCGAAGCGGCCCTACTGTATGCCGGGATCGTGCGCGCTGCGCTGAGGGCGCCAGGCACCGAGCCCGGCCAGCCGGACGCTGCGACATCAGGGCGGGCTTGGCTTGCACGCTTGCGTGGTTTCTTCGTCCGCTAGAGTGGACGCGAGAGAAAATTCGCCCGAGTGAGGACGTAATTTCTCCGAACGGATGGCGCGCGCGATGTGGTCGTGTGTTTCCCTGGCCACTGTGCGGCGATCTGTCATCACCGTGGTGTCGATTGCGGCGGCAGCCTGCACTCTGGCGATGATGGTACGTTCGCCGATGGTGGCCGAGAAGCATGCCCCTAAAGAAATATCCCCGACATAGGCGGGTGCGGATGTGGGCGTGCCGTCGAACAAGTGATACGACAGCGCCAGCGGCTGTACCGCATGTCCCGCCGCGATCGCCGGCTGCAGCAGCGCGGCGTGGAAGTGCAGCACGTGGCTGCCGTCGGTGGTCGTGCCTTCCGGGAAGACCGCGACATTGCGCCCGGCGTCTAGCAGGGCGGCGATTTCCGCATTGACGATCTTGGCGTGGCCGCGGCTGCCGCGGCGCAGGAACACGGTGTCGCTGCGCGCGGCCAGCCAGCCGGCGACCGGCCAGTCGCGCACTTCGGCCTTGGAGACAAAGGCCGAGGGCGCCAGTGCGTTGATCACGAAGATGTCCACCCAGGAGATGTGGTTGGCCACCAGCAGGCAGCCGGGCGCCACCGGCGGGCCCTCGACCTGCAGGCGGATGCCGAGGATGCCGAGCAGGCGCTGCGACCAGCGTTGGCGCAGCGTGAGCTGCGTGTCCTTGCGGCAGAACGGGAAGACGAGGGCAATGGTCAGCACGCCCTGCACCAGATGCAGGGCGGTGCGCAGCGTGCGCCAGGCGCGCAGCGGGCGTGAACTCGTGGCGTTGGCGGAGGTGGCGGTGGTGTTCAGTCCTTGCGTCCCATGAAGTGCCGGGCGTACTTGCCGTCCACCTTGTTCATCGGCATCAGGATCGGCAGGTCGGCGGTGTTGAAGTCGGGGTCCCATGCCGGCTCGCCGCAGATCCACGCGCCGGCGCGCAGATAACCCTTGATCAGCGGTGGCGCCTCGGCCGGCAGGTCGCCGCGCAGACGCTCCAGCGGCAGCGGGCAGCGCGGGAAGACGCGGTACTCCGGCGGCGAGAGATGGGAGTCCTGCAGGCGATTGTACAGGCTTGCCGCGGTGTGGCCGCCGTCGGCCATGCTCACCGAGGCGCAGCCGATCAGGTAGTCGTAGCCGTTGTCCTGCATGTAGCGCGCCAGGCCACCCCACAGCAGGGCGATGACCGCGCCGCTGCGGTAGTCGGCGTCGATGCACGAGCGCCCGATTTCGACGATGCGGCTGCGCAGGTGCTGCAGGCGGGTGAGGTCGAATTCGTTCTCGGAGTAATAGCCGCCCACCCGCCGAGCGGCCGACGGTGACAGGATGCGGTAGGTGCCGACGATGCGCCCGGCGTCCTCGTCGCGCACGATCAGGTGTTCGCAGAACGGGTCGTAGATGTCGCGATCGACGCCCGGTGTGCGTGAGGACAGGCGGGCGCCCATCTCCTCGGCGAACACGCGGTAGCGCAGTTTCTGCGCTTCGAGGATCTCGGTGTCGCAGTTGGCCAGTCCGACGTGCAGGTTGCGGCCGGCCTTCCGGGCGAGTTGCGGGGTTTTCTGCAGCATGGCGCGGGTCCTCTTGAATGTAAGGCCGCGAAGCGGCTCTCGAATCTCCCCTCTCCCGCCCGCGGGAGAGGGGCCGGGGGTGAGGGTGACGGCCGCGTCGGCCGTCCTGGGTTTGCGTCATTCTCGAAAGCCCAGGTTGCGTGAACGTGACTTGCCGGTTACGGCGCCATGACGGGTGCGGTAACCGGATCGTCATCGGCGGGTCATCGTCCTGTCGCGTAGCGGTCGCAGGATGCGCGCTCATGGATACGCCGCTCGTGATGCAGCATCTTGCAACCGCCGAACGCCAGCTGCGCGTGGCGGTGGTCACCGAAACCTATCCGCCGGAGGTCAACGGCGTGGCGATGACCACCGGCCGCCTGGTCGACGGCATGCTGCGCCTGGGTCACCAGGTGCAGCTGGTTCGCCCGCGCCAGGGGCAGGGCGACCGGCCCGCCAGCGCGGACGGGTTGGAGGAAGTGTTGTCGCGCGGTTTGCCGATCCCGCGCTACAACCACCTCAAGCTGGGCCTGCCGGCGCGCAGCGCCTTGCAGCGGCTGTGGTCGCTGCGCCGTCCGGATGTGGTGCAGGTGGTCACCGAGGGACCGCTGGGCTGGTCTGCGGTGGCGGCGGCGCGCAAGCTGCGCCTGCCGGTGATCACCGAGTTCCACACCAACTTCCACAGTTACAGCGGCTACTACGGCGTGGGCTGGCTCAAGCAGCCGGTGGAGGCCTGGTTGCGGCGCTTCCACAACAATGGCGAGGTATGTCTGGCGCCCACCCGGGAACTGGCCGGCCAGTTGATGGCGCGCGGCGTGCGCCGGGTCGAGGTGGTGGCGCGCGGCGTCGATACCGGGCTGTTCAGCCCGGCACGCCGATCCGAGACCTTGCGCAGGGAGTGGGGCGCTTCCGACGAGACGCTGGTGGCCGCGGTGGTCGGGCGCATGGCGCCGGAGAAGAACCTGGCGCTGGCGGTGCGCGCCTTCGATGCGCTGCGTGAGCGCCACCCCGACGCCCGTCTGCTGTTCGTCGGCGATGGACCGGCACGTGCCGCGCTGCAGGCCGAGCGCCCGGACTTCATCTACGCGGGCATGCGCAGCGGCGAAGACCTGGCCGCGCATTACGCCTCCGCCGACCTGTTCCTTTTCCCCAGCCAGACCGAGACCTTCGGCAACGTCACCACCGAGGCGCTGGCCAGCGGTCTGCCGGTGGTCGGTTTCGACTACGCAGCGGCGGCCGAGCGGGTGCGCAGCAACGAAAACGGCTGGCTGGTGCCGCTGGGCGACGACGCCGGTTTCATCGACGCGGCACGACACGTTGCCGGCGATACGGCCTTGCGCCGGCGCCTTGCCGGCAACGCGCGGGCGAGCGTGCAGGACGCGGACTGGGACGGCATCGTCCGCCGCTTGCTGGCGGTGATGGACGAAGTGATCGGTGCGCACGAGTCACGTGAGGCGGGCATCGACCGGATCGCAGGCGCCCGAACCGTGTAGGAGCGGCCTTGGCCGCGATCGCAGCCTACGATGGAACGACCGTCGCATCGCGGCCAAGGCCGCTCCTACGGTTCGTCTTTGCTCGTCCAGCCGACTTTATCCGGGATAATGCGGGGTTTCGTACATCCTCCCGGTAAGCCCTCATGTCCATTCTCGTCTGCGGCTCCATCGCCTACGACACGATCATGGTCTTCCATGATCGTTTCAAGAACCACATCCTCCCCGAGCAGATCCACATCCTCAACGTCGCCTTCCTGGTGCCCGACATGCGGCGCGAGTTCGGCGGCTGCGCGGGCAACATCGCCTACAACCTGAAGCTGCTCGGCGACGATCCGCTGATCATGGCCACGGTGGGCGACGACGCCGACCCCTACCGCTACCGCCTGGAGCGCCTGGGCTTGCGCCAGGACCATGTGCGGCGCGTGCCGGACACCTTCACCGCTCAGGCTTTCATCACCACCGACCTGGACGACAACCAGATCACCGCCTTCCACCCGGGTGCGATGAACCACTCGCATCTCAACAAGGTGGGCGACGCCGCCGGGGTGCGCCTGGGGATCGTCGCCCCGGACGGGCGCGACGGCATGCTGGGCCACGCGGCGCAGTTCGCCGAGGCGGGCATCCCCTTCATCTTCGATCCGGGCCAGGGTCTGCCGATGTTCTCCGGCGAAGAACTGCTGCACTGCCTGCAACTGGCCAGCTACTGTTCGGTCAACGACTACGAGGCTCGCCTGCTGCGCGAGAAGACCGGGCTGGCGCTCGAGGAACTGGCCACCCGGGTGGAGGCGCTGATCGTCACCTTGGGTGCGGAAGGCTCGCAGATCTACACCGGCGGCCGGCGCATCGACATCCCGTGCGTGAAGCCGGACGAGGTGGTCGACCCCACCGGCTGCGGCGATGCCTACCGTGCGGGCCTGCTCTACGGCATTGCAAACGGTTACGACTGGCAGCGTTGTGGCCGGCTAGCCTCGCTGATGGGCTCGATCAAGATCGCGCACCGCGGTGGGCAGAACCACGCGCCGTCGCGCGACGAAATCGCCGCCCGTTACCGGGCGGCCTTCGGAGAGGAAGCATGGCAGCAAGCAGACGCCTGACGCAGTTTGCGCTGGTGATGACGGTGGCGGCCGCGCTCGCTGCGGCCGGCTGCGCCTCGGGTCTCGGGGGCGGTACTTATCAGCGCACCGAGGCGCGGCGCACCATGACGGTACAGTTCGGCACCGTGGAGTCGGTGCGCCCGGTCTTGCTGGAAGGCACCAAGACGCCTGTCGGCGCCGGTGCCGGCGCCGCGGTCGGCGGTCTCGCCGGCTCCACGATCGGCCACGGCCGAGGTGCCGCGGCCGGGGCGATCCTCGGTGCGGTCGCCGGCGGCCTGGCCGGTGCGGCGATCGAGGAAGGTGTGACCCGCCGGCAGGGCGTGGAGATCACCGTGCGGCTGGAGGGCGGCAGCTACCTGGCGGTGGTGCAGGAGGACGAAGGCGAGCAGTTCCGCCCCGGGGAGCGCGTCCGGCTGCTGCGCGATGGTGGTACGACCCGGGTGACGCGTTGAGAATCTGTGAGTAAATCTACTGCGCGGGCCGGTGGCGGCCTTGCGCGGTGCTCGCTCCGTCGCCTATCCGCCTGATATGTCTCGGTCGCTGTGCGCCGAGCGCCTTGCGCTCAACCCAGCAGCACCAGCGCCCACATCAGTGCGAGGTTGACCAGGGCCAGCAGCACCGCGGCGCTGCCGATGTCCTTGGCGCGCTTGGCCAGGCGGTGGTGCTCCAGCGATACGCGGTCCACCGTGGCCTCGATGGCCGAGTTGAGCAGTTCCACCACCAGGACCAGCAGGGTGCTGCCGATCAACACCGCCTTGCCGATGTTGTTGGCGGGGACGAAGAAGGCCGCAGGGATGAGGATCGCGGCCAGCAGGCACTCCTGGCGGAATGCGTCCTCGTGCTTGAACGCCGCGCGCAGGCCGGCGAGCGAGTAGCGGAAGGCGTTCCATACGCGCGCCAGGCCGGTCTTGCCCTTGAACGGGCTCTCGGAAGACGGGGTGTTCTGTGGCTCCATGCCGGTTTGCTGTCCTTGCTGGTGTAGTGCTGCGTCGTTGATGAAACCCTGTTCGACATCCCCTGGAGGAGCGGCCTTGGCCGCGATGCGGCTTTCGTTCCCCCCACAGGCCGCATCGCGGGCAAGCCCGCTCCTACAGCCGCATCGGCTGCCATGCAGCCTCTACGGAGGCACGAGGGCTGGGTAAAAGGCGATCTTTTAGCGGTCGCGCATTACCACCTCATGATGTTGCGGTGCTTACGGATAGAAGATGTACAGCCGGTAACCCACCGCCTGGAGGCCGTGGGCATCGAAGCGCAGCTCCACGACCTGTTCTCGTCCGGCCGGGAACCCGGCCCGCAGTTTGGCGGTTTCCGCGTGTGCCCACTCTCCGGGGTCGAGCACCCGGCGTACCAGCGGGCGGTCCTGGGCATCGGTCAGGGTCAGCTCGAGATGGGGCCATTCCTGCGGGTAGCCGGCCCGGTTGCGCACCGTGGCGTCAAGCACGTAGCTTCCCGGCGAGCGTGGATCGGACTGCAGGTCGGAGGTGGCGATGCTGATCTGCTCGGCGTCGCGCGGTAGCGGCAGGGAGCAGCCGAACTGTGCGCAGGCCGCCAGATAGACCGGGCGCAGCACCGGCATGCTGCGGGTGATCTCCAGGCGGAAGACATAGGCGGACTGCACCGCCAGCGCGCCCAGCATCACCCCCACGCCCAGGCTCCACAGCCAGCGACGACCGGGCGCGGTGCCGGGCTTGGGGCCGTAGCGGGCATCGAAGTGTTCCTCGGTGGTGTCTGCATCGGCCGAAACCTGCCAGGCGGGCGGTAGCTCGCTTGCCTCTGCGCGGTCGTCGGCGGTGGGGGTATCGGCGGCGGGCAAGCTGTCCGCCGGCGCAAGCGAGGGTTCCGCGATGGCGGCCGGCTCTTCTTCCGCCCTCGCACTGCCGGGCTCGGTGCGTCCTGCGCCGGCTTCTGCCAGCGAGGAGGCGAAGGAGAGCGAGAAATCCGCCGTGTGAAAGTCGTCTGGCGGCGCGGGCTGAGCGCTGTCGATTACCGCCGGCGTGTCCGCAAGGCGAGGGGGTGGTTCACTACCTTGGGCCTGTTCGTCCGGCGGAGGGCTGTCGGCCTCGGCTTGCAGCTGGGCGCGTGGCGAGCGCCAGACTTCCGGGATCTCGAAATCCAGCGCCGGGTCGTGGAACTCGTTGCTTGCGGTCTGTTGTACGACCGTAGCTTCCGCTGTGTCGTGCGCCGGGGACGAGGTGCTTGCGTCGGACTGCGCCGTGTCAGGCTGCGAGCCGGTGGCGCGGGATGCCTGTTGGGCATCGGCCTCGGTCAGCAGGTGGTCCAGCGCGTTGAAGGGGTTGAAGCAGTGGCCGCAGCGGACTTCGCCGTGGCGTGCGCTGAGCTGCTCCGGCCGGACCCGGAACACCGTCTGGCAGGCCGGGCAGCGGGCGAACATCATGCCCCGTCGCGCTCCCCGAGGCTGCCTTCGAGGCGCACCCAGCCTTCATGCGTGCCGCCTACGCGCAGCGCGATGAAGGGTGCGTAGGCCGAGATGACCTGTTCGGCCTGTGTTTCCAGCACGCCTGACAGTGCCAGTCGTCCGCCGGGGGCCACCCGCGCGGCGAGCAGCGGTGCGAGCACA
Encoded proteins:
- a CDS encoding rhamnan synthesis F family protein, with product MELAYRHAGFLFRGMGHYEMWRQRGVRGIQAEAAAGLVDLTGVAPLAVAPGRVAVHAHVFYPELAAEFSDSLRCIPFEFHLFVSVPDSRAETTCRKVFKQLPRLAGLRVEVVPNRGRDIAPMLCTFGQALSEFDFIAHIHSKRSLYNRGATDGWRDYLLGSLFGSEDRVRRIFSLLTEGAGMVFPQCYAGVPYVASTWLANREQGAAWCHRLGVGRVPRGYFDFPVGSMFWARSDVLRPLLNSGVQLNEFDEEAGQTDGTLAHVMERLLGVVARSSGKPLAILRDELRPSWSVWRFEQSVQRTADAARAVVSAADVRLVVFDVFDTLLHRPLLEPEQIKHIVARRVGGELGSQYLRWRAVAENSARARVGRDVDLSAIFEEMADLAGLSASDVDVLTRIEHEVELAAVSAREDYRRLLSEALRAGKRVVLASDMYLPRRHVELMLQRCGVAGWHALYVSSEVGVRKDSGALYDHLLAMEAVRADEVLVIGDNERSDFQIPADRGMRTLHVLRAVELARALPRMAPLVEMVEDSALPDADLALGLIVQRFFSPAFFDRFDSTCLVGEAGPRALGYAIAGPLALSFVQWLAVRAEADGVRRLYFLAREGQFLLEVFRRYSAVADKTPSAAYLVVSRRAVNVPAISGMDDMLAIARTFYGPSTLDEYVRERFGVELDESELQSLHDRGLWRKGRKVEVRDEDVDELLPVLEALLPRVMRQVAEEHGPLMSYLKGAGLDGEGRVAVVDIGYSGTIQRRLNVLLGRDVHGYYMATDERAAGVASEHGVLAEGCFHDQAKPAAAGPPLIAQSFIAEKLFSSDDPQVVRYEFDSYGHPQPVHRALAPAELATRAVRAEIRAGALEFVDDALRARTELLPDFTVPPQLASRLFESFVEQTADAERAVINELILDDHYCGRGLVA
- a CDS encoding class I SAM-dependent methyltransferase, which gives rise to MRIDWSFGGTGGGSSIHPAWTETCTCGECGLNSRMRAVVDFLKERVDLRGTKRAYVAEQTTPSYRMLGTMFPNLVGSEYLGPEHNSGDVLMHWRRLHRVRHEDLTALSFSDCEFDLAITQDVFEHVPDYRKAFVELHRVLTPGGRLVFSIPFFYDLEQTRIRASLGSEGVIHHLPPEIHGNPVSKEGSLCYQNFGWDILNDLRQAGFADAFAAMYWGPWQGHLGFPFFVFSAQRGKPD
- a CDS encoding class I SAM-dependent methyltransferase translates to MPDIAPELLEQARKMCADPYMRDLVAQHAGLNGRAREALDCSIHPEDQMLLHSLRHHQDANAAFSQYFNVGLQQYRAFRQVWTLLGMDQRSEAAVLDFACGYGRLLRFLAPTLADGTIWASEIQPEALAFVKERFRVEAVPSAYQPEAFRPARRFDLIWVASLFSHLPDRLFHAWLARLKDVVAEGGAICFSAHDACLLPAGEEMPVEGISFRPFSENADLDGSSYGTTYVTEDYVRNAVRVACGDGFSYHRIPRGLAHEQDLHVIARHGELDLTVLGAFRYGPWGWVDERRFGPGGELFLRGWAASLDDGPVQEIDIRVDGVLHGCATGLPREDVQRAFDDPRLAGSGWVFSLPLDPQAESVLVEVTARDARGEAALLYAGIVRAALRAPGTEPGQPDAATSGRAWLARLRGFFVR
- a CDS encoding lysophospholipid acyltransferase family protein; its protein translation is MHLVQGVLTIALVFPFCRKDTQLTLRQRWSQRLLGILGIRLQVEGPPVAPGCLLVANHISWVDIFVINALAPSAFVSKAEVRDWPVAGWLAARSDTVFLRRGSRGHAKIVNAEIAALLDAGRNVAVFPEGTTTDGSHVLHFHAALLQPAIAAGHAVQPLALSYHLFDGTPTSAPAYVGDISLGACFSATIGERTIIARVQAAAAIDTTVMTDRRTVARETHDHIARAIRSEKLRPHSGEFSLASTLADEETTQACKPSPP
- a CDS encoding GNAT family N-acetyltransferase gives rise to the protein MLQKTPQLARKAGRNLHVGLANCDTEILEAQKLRYRVFAEEMGARLSSRTPGVDRDIYDPFCEHLIVRDEDAGRIVGTYRILSPSAARRVGGYYSENEFDLTRLQHLRSRIVEIGRSCIDADYRSGAVIALLWGGLARYMQDNGYDYLIGCASVSMADGGHTAASLYNRLQDSHLSPPEYRVFPRCPLPLERLRGDLPAEAPPLIKGYLRAGAWICGEPAWDPDFNTADLPILMPMNKVDGKYARHFMGRKD
- a CDS encoding glycosyltransferase family 4 protein, whose amino-acid sequence is MDTPLVMQHLATAERQLRVAVVTETYPPEVNGVAMTTGRLVDGMLRLGHQVQLVRPRQGQGDRPASADGLEEVLSRGLPIPRYNHLKLGLPARSALQRLWSLRRPDVVQVVTEGPLGWSAVAAARKLRLPVITEFHTNFHSYSGYYGVGWLKQPVEAWLRRFHNNGEVCLAPTRELAGQLMARGVRRVEVVARGVDTGLFSPARRSETLRREWGASDETLVAAVVGRMAPEKNLALAVRAFDALRERHPDARLLFVGDGPARAALQAERPDFIYAGMRSGEDLAAHYASADLFLFPSQTETFGNVTTEALASGLPVVGFDYAAAAERVRSNENGWLVPLGDDAGFIDAARHVAGDTALRRRLAGNARASVQDADWDGIVRRLLAVMDEVIGAHESREAGIDRIAGARTV
- a CDS encoding carbohydrate kinase family protein produces the protein MSILVCGSIAYDTIMVFHDRFKNHILPEQIHILNVAFLVPDMRREFGGCAGNIAYNLKLLGDDPLIMATVGDDADPYRYRLERLGLRQDHVRRVPDTFTAQAFITTDLDDNQITAFHPGAMNHSHLNKVGDAAGVRLGIVAPDGRDGMLGHAAQFAEAGIPFIFDPGQGLPMFSGEELLHCLQLASYCSVNDYEARLLREKTGLALEELATRVEALIVTLGAEGSQIYTGGRRIDIPCVKPDEVVDPTGCGDAYRAGLLYGIANGYDWQRCGRLASLMGSIKIAHRGGQNHAPSRDEIAARYRAAFGEEAWQQADA
- a CDS encoding glycine zipper 2TM domain-containing protein; this encodes MAASRRLTQFALVMTVAAALAAAGCASGLGGGTYQRTEARRTMTVQFGTVESVRPVLLEGTKTPVGAGAGAAVGGLAGSTIGHGRGAAAGAILGAVAGGLAGAAIEEGVTRRQGVEITVRLEGGSYLAVVQEDEGEQFRPGERVRLLRDGGTTRVTR
- a CDS encoding diacylglycerol kinase; translated protein: MEPQNTPSSESPFKGKTGLARVWNAFRYSLAGLRAAFKHEDAFRQECLLAAILIPAAFFVPANNIGKAVLIGSTLLVLVVELLNSAIEATVDRVSLEHHRLAKRAKDIGSAAVLLALVNLALMWALVLLG
- a CDS encoding DUF3426 domain-containing protein, which codes for MMFARCPACQTVFRVRPEQLSARHGEVRCGHCFNPFNALDHLLTEADAQQASRATGSQPDTAQSDASTSSPAHDTAEATVVQQTASNEFHDPALDFEIPEVWRSPRAQLQAEADSPPPDEQAQGSEPPPRLADTPAVIDSAQPAPPDDFHTADFSLSFASSLAEAGAGRTEPGSARAEEEPAAIAEPSLAPADSLPAADTPTADDRAEASELPPAWQVSADADTTEEHFDARYGPKPGTAPGRRWLWSLGVGVMLGALAVQSAYVFRLEITRSMPVLRPVYLAACAQFGCSLPLPRDAEQISIATSDLQSDPRSPGSYVLDATVRNRAGYPQEWPHLELTLTDAQDRPLVRRVLDPGEWAHAETAKLRAGFPAGREQVVELRFDAHGLQAVGYRLYIFYP